A single Arachidicoccus sp. BS20 DNA region contains:
- a CDS encoding HEPN domain-containing protein: MDAVISPLIKEIVENYTPVWVICFAKVTTQYSASGCFIDNTNNFVYHYFLLVVTQKDTRIEHGIQEFANRHFTTGYVTILAHGKGTIREALQKQSRFFYSVYTNGILCYTQDGAAPVQEINPGITISNETAYRAREQYLYHYELSKSFNEASAFSLEKGKYTTAVFLMHQTVEQACIALLGVHIGYRADIHNLGRLINLCRCFSEEPITLFTQTPEEERLFSLLMKSYSETRYKRGFEVGQKDAYTVGERVSTFVEMARKLCLKGLEILDRQIQSSL, translated from the coding sequence ATGGATGCCGTTATCTCCCCGCTTATAAAAGAAATTGTTGAAAACTATACGCCGGTATGGGTTATCTGCTTTGCTAAAGTAACCACGCAATACAGCGCTTCCGGCTGTTTTATAGACAATACAAACAACTTTGTCTATCACTACTTCCTTTTGGTAGTAACACAAAAAGATACACGGATAGAACATGGGATTCAGGAATTTGCCAACCGGCATTTTACGACAGGATATGTAACCATTCTTGCCCATGGCAAAGGGACAATACGGGAAGCCCTGCAAAAGCAAAGCCGTTTCTTTTATAGCGTTTACACCAACGGTATTCTTTGTTATACGCAAGACGGGGCAGCACCGGTACAGGAAATCAATCCCGGGATAACCATCAGTAACGAAACCGCTTATAGGGCAAGGGAACAGTATTTATACCATTACGAATTATCTAAAAGTTTTAATGAAGCATCGGCGTTCAGTCTCGAAAAGGGAAAATATACCACCGCGGTATTCCTCATGCACCAGACTGTTGAACAAGCCTGTATTGCGTTGCTCGGCGTGCATATAGGTTACCGTGCAGACATCCACAATCTGGGTAGGCTTATCAATCTTTGCCGGTGTTTTTCCGAAGAGCCGATAACCTTGTTTACCCAAACGCCGGAAGAAGAAAGGTTGTTTTCCCTCTTGATGAAAAGTTATTCCGAGACAAGGTACAAGCGCGGTTTTGAAGTAGGGCAAAAAGACGCATATACGGTGGGAGAACGTGTAAGCACTTTTGTTGAAATGGCAAGGAAACTTTGCCTTAAAGGCTTGGAAATATTGGACAGGCAAATACAATCCTCTTTATAA
- a CDS encoding ORF6N domain-containing protein — protein sequence MAKQELQALVAEQKILNKIYVVRGEKIMLDRDLAELYGVETRVLKQAVKRNIARFPKDFMFEMTSKEIDGMVSQNVIPSKSYFGGATPFCFTEQGVTMLSCILNSKTAIDVNIRIIRVFVKVREYALSHKEILMQLAKMEKEIVSSNRNIERNSKDIENIFMVLKELIEKQSTNPPRNKIGFKPND from the coding sequence ATGGCAAAGCAGGAATTACAGGCATTGGTAGCCGAACAGAAAATATTGAATAAAATCTACGTGGTACGCGGCGAAAAAATTATGCTGGACAGAGACCTCGCGGAATTGTACGGCGTAGAAACCAGAGTTTTAAAGCAAGCTGTCAAAAGAAATATTGCACGCTTCCCGAAAGATTTTATGTTCGAGATGACAAGTAAGGAAATCGACGGCATGGTATCACAAAATGTGATACCCTCTAAAAGTTATTTTGGCGGCGCTACACCTTTTTGTTTTACGGAGCAGGGTGTAACGATGTTGTCCTGTATACTGAACAGTAAAACTGCTATTGATGTAAACATACGCATCATAAGGGTTTTTGTGAAGGTGCGTGAATATGCACTCTCCCATAAAGAAATACTGATGCAGCTTGCCAAAATGGAAAAAGAAATCGTGAGCAGTAACAGAAATATTGAACGCAACAGCAAAGACATTGAAAATATTTTTATGGTATTGAAAGAGCTGATAGAAAAACAAAGCACCAATCCGCCGAGAAATAAAATCGGATTTAAGCCGAACGATTAA
- a CDS encoding tyrosine-type recombinase/integrase, whose amino-acid sequence MEKFKEWLRIKGYGSNTIDTIVRVTEYFFAWAEKENLSDITETTHNDIIAYVQHYRLKGTGSKTIAHYVWQLKKYFEWLMSEGEVSDNPCSNIVIKGIKRKVLYEILSEEALNALYENYRTDIVLEKTETLKSPPPQVLQQLARKRNKAVLGLLVYQGLSTEDIIRLQLQDLRLREGKVFIAGTKRSNERTLPLESRQVFDLLDYINDTRKQILQRRNITEPVQDLFLNIGESPRKNNLFEMLVKHLKQMNGKVKNIDQIRASVIVHWLQRYNLRKVQVMAGHRYISSTEQYQANNLEDLKEDIKHYHPF is encoded by the coding sequence ATGGAAAAGTTTAAAGAATGGTTGCGGATAAAAGGTTACGGCAGTAACACCATTGATACTATTGTGCGGGTAACGGAATATTTTTTTGCGTGGGCGGAAAAAGAAAACTTATCCGACATTACGGAAACCACCCACAACGATATTATCGCTTATGTGCAGCATTACCGCCTCAAAGGCACAGGCAGCAAGACGATTGCCCATTATGTATGGCAACTGAAAAAATATTTTGAATGGTTGATGAGCGAAGGCGAAGTGAGCGACAATCCTTGCAGCAATATTGTTATCAAAGGCATCAAAAGAAAAGTACTGTATGAGATTTTATCCGAAGAAGCATTAAATGCGCTGTATGAAAACTACCGAACCGATATTGTCTTAGAGAAAACGGAAACGCTGAAAAGCCCGCCGCCGCAGGTTTTGCAGCAGTTGGCAAGAAAAAGGAACAAAGCGGTGTTGGGCTTGCTGGTGTATCAGGGATTAAGCACAGAGGATATTATCCGCCTGCAATTACAGGACTTACGGTTAAGGGAAGGCAAGGTGTTTATTGCAGGTACAAAGCGCAGTAATGAACGCACCTTGCCTTTGGAAAGCAGGCAGGTGTTTGACTTGCTGGATTATATCAACGATACGAGAAAACAGATTTTACAACGCAGGAATATTACCGAACCGGTACAGGATTTATTTTTAAATATAGGCGAGAGTCCGAGAAAAAACAACCTCTTTGAAATGCTGGTAAAACATTTAAAACAGATGAACGGGAAAGTAAAAAACATTGACCAGATAAGGGCAAGCGTGATAGTGCATTGGCTGCAAAGGTACAACCTGCGCAAGGTTCAGGTCATGGCAGGGCATCGCTACATCAGTTCAACGGAGCAGTACCAAGCCAATAATTTAGAAGACCTGAAAGAAGATATTAAACATTATCATCCTTTTTAA
- a CDS encoding RHS repeat domain-containing protein yields the protein MREKVRTNYTAFGLQQKGIGLTATLSNQQNKYLFNGNELQSSEFADGSGLDAMDFEARMYDPQIGRFWQQDPMQEYMRRWSSYAFSFDNPILFNDPTGRVPGDTAELPTVILDYHIKKAHPSTSIGAIALQVFKRNAVGWELAAEDPEPITKTLITIFDIGATLYTGYRLYEDNKEQELQNQIPDSTSVVTPVNIPPSPDDEVPEPSEEESKKKIDNTGKQNINNQEDNRKADEIIQKDRKGSINREFPDQYRQKTLKEIEKAAKTDREAKKALKLLKDGRFKK from the coding sequence GTGCGGGAGAAAGTGCGGACTAATTACACCGCCTTCGGACTCCAACAGAAAGGTATAGGATTAACCGCAACACTTTCTAATCAACAAAATAAGTATTTGTTTAATGGTAATGAACTGCAAAGCAGTGAGTTTGCCGACGGTAGCGGATTGGACGCAATGGATTTTGAAGCAAGAATGTACGACCCGCAAATCGGAAGATTCTGGCAGCAAGACCCCATGCAGGAATATATGCGTAGATGGAGTTCTTATGCTTTTTCTTTTGATAATCCGATATTATTTAATGACCCGACAGGAAGAGTCCCGGGCGACACTGCTGAGTTACCGACAGTTATACTAGATTATCATATAAAGAAGGCTCATCCAAGCACTTCCATAGGTGCGATTGCTCTACAAGTATTTAAAAGAAATGCAGTTGGCTGGGAGCTTGCTGCCGAAGACCCTGAGCCTATAACTAAAACACTCATTACTATTTTTGACATAGGTGCAACACTTTACACAGGCTATCGTTTATATGAAGACAATAAGGAACAGGAGTTGCAAAACCAAATACCTGACTCTACTTCTGTTGTAACACCTGTAAATATTCCACCTTCTCCTGATGATGAAGTACCAGAACCTTCAGAGGAAGAATCGAAAAAGAAGATAGATAACACAGGAAAGCAGAATATAAATAATCAAGAAGATAATAGAAAAGCAGATGAAATTATTCAAAAAGATCGGAAAGGATCTATTAACAGAGAATTTCCTGATCAATACAGGCAAAAAACATTAAAAGAAATTGAAAAGGCAGCAAAAACAGATAGAGAAGCCAAGAAAGCTTTAAAATTACTTAAAGATGGAAGATTTAAAAAATAA
- a CDS encoding RHS repeat domain-containing protein, translating into MLKDHLGNTRMVLTDDYNVASPILEANSYYPFGLQQKAIGLTQETNPLHDKYLFNQGTELQEDFNIDLYATDYRSLDPQLGRFWQIDPDAESTENLSLFNYAANNPVLNNDPLGLDTLINTGQKAKDGSAIYEGENKTQDVVVAFKNNSVGAPGTGESLIPVWGSGRAAINDFQTGHWGWGIFNSVMTISDLFLVKSAVTAVGKLTVIGIGKLVAEDATEQGAKALLNPSIEMTEKGLNHTLERHTANDIAKFAGKSKFFDAADVPKLVKEATQQPMVKQANGNFARIVNAGKEVGIDRATGHATSFYTVITNSSGELVTAFPGKP; encoded by the coding sequence ATGCTGAAAGACCATTTAGGAAATACACGTATGGTGCTGACTGATGATTACAATGTGGCAAGTCCTATTCTCGAAGCAAATAGTTATTATCCGTTCGGACTCCAACAAAAAGCAATAGGGTTAACACAGGAAACTAACCCGCTGCACGATAAATACCTATTCAATCAAGGGACAGAGTTGCAGGAAGATTTTAATATAGACCTTTATGCAACCGACTATCGCAGTCTTGATCCACAACTTGGAAGATTTTGGCAGATTGATCCCGATGCAGAAAGCACAGAAAATTTATCACTTTTTAATTATGCTGCTAATAATCCAGTTCTGAATAATGACCCTTTGGGATTAGATACATTAATCAATACAGGACAAAAGGCTAAAGACGGAAGCGCTATATATGAAGGAGAAAATAAAACACAAGATGTTGTTGTTGCTTTTAAAAACAATTCTGTAGGTGCGCCTGGCACAGGAGAAAGCCTTATTCCTGTTTGGGGTTCAGGCAGGGCTGCTATTAATGATTTTCAGACGGGTCATTGGGGTTGGGGTATCTTTAACTCGGTAATGACAATTTCCGATTTATTTTTAGTAAAATCCGCTGTTACTGCCGTAGGAAAGCTGACTGTTATAGGCATAGGAAAACTGGTTGCTGAAGATGCAACAGAACAAGGGGCAAAGGCTCTTTTGAATCCTAGTATTGAGATGACAGAAAAAGGCTTAAATCATACCTTAGAGCGGCACACAGCGAATGATATTGCGAAATTTGCTGGCAAAAGCAAATTTTTTGATGCTGCTGATGTTCCTAAATTAGTAAAAGAAGCAACTCAACAGCCTATGGTAAAGCAAGCTAACGGTAATTTTGCGCGAATTGTTAATGCAGGAAAAGAAGTTGGTATTGATAGAGCCACAGGTCACGCAACCTCATTTTACACTGTAATTACCAATTCAAGTGGAGAATTAGTTACAGCATTTCCAGGTAAACCATAA
- a CDS encoding RHS repeat domain-containing protein, producing MYNYLNLPSVIRVSGKGSIYYTYDAAGNKLRKTTIDSTVLPAVKTTTLYLGSSVYQNDTLQFFGTPEGRARADGNTWVYDYMLKDHLGNTRMVITDDYNVASPILEATSYYPFGLQQKGIGLTATLSNQQNKYLFNGNELQSGEFADGSGLDAMDFEARMYDPQIGRFWQQDPMQEYMRRWSSYAFSFDNPILFNDPTGRAPGDTAELPTVILDYHIKKAHPSTSIGAIALQVFKRNAVGWELAAEDPEPITKTLITIFDIGATLYTGYRLYEDNKEQGLQNQTSTQTPAATNAPPSPDDEQKESSEQESKTTIDEKNKNHIFRDKDGHFKDDTKENRSELENTANNPKNKLGTDKYGNDWYAKTREDGKQVWARVRNGKITNGGINDIPKSYNNQTGLQQNLTP from the coding sequence ATGTATAACTACCTAAATTTACCCTCGGTTATCAGGGTAAGCGGCAAGGGAAGTATTTATTATACGTACGATGCTGCGGGCAATAAACTAAGGAAGACAACAATAGACAGCACAGTGTTGCCTGCGGTAAAAACAACAACATTATATTTAGGCAGTTCTGTTTACCAGAATGATACCTTACAGTTCTTTGGCACACCGGAAGGCAGGGCGCGGGCAGACGGCAATACATGGGTCTATGATTACATGTTGAAAGATCATCTGGGTAATACACGTATGGTTATTACCGATGATTACAATGTGGCAAGCCCTATTCTCGAGGCTACGTCATACTATCCGTTCGGGCTACAACAAAAGGGAATAGGGTTAACCGCAACACTTTCTAATCAACAAAATAAGTATTTGTTTAATGGTAATGAACTGCAAAGCGGTGAGTTTGCCGACGGTAGCGGACTTGACGCAATGGATTTTGAAGCAAGAATGTACGACCCGCAAATCGGAAGATTCTGGCAGCAAGACCCCATGCAGGAATATATGCGTAGATGGAGTTCTTATGCTTTTTCTTTTGATAATCCGATATTATTTAATGACCCGACAGGAAGAGCCCCGGGCGACACTGCTGAATTACCGACAGTTATACTAGATTATCATATAAAGAAGGCTCATCCAAGCACTTCCATAGGTGCGATTGCTCTACAAGTATTTAAAAGAAATGCAGTTGGCTGGGAGCTTGCTGCCGAAGACCCTGAGCCTATAACTAAAACGCTCATTACTATTTTTGACATAGGTGCAACACTTTACACAGGCTATCGTTTATATGAAGACAATAAGGAACAGGGGTTGCAAAACCAAACAAGTACTCAAACGCCTGCTGCAACTAATGCGCCACCTTCTCCTGATGATGAACAAAAAGAAAGCTCAGAGCAAGAATCAAAAACAACAATTGATGAAAAAAACAAAAATCATATTTTTAGAGATAAAGATGGACATTTTAAAGATGATACTAAAGAGAATAGAAGTGAACTTGAAAATACTGCAAATAATCCTAAAAATAAGCTTGGAACAGATAAATATGGTAATGATTGGTATGCTAAAACACGAGAAGATGGCAAACAAGTTTGGGCAAGAGTTAGAAATGGGAAAATAACTAACGGTGGTATAAATGATATTCCAAAGTCTTATAACAATCAGACAGGATTGCAACAAAATTTAACTCCATAA
- a CDS encoding RHS repeat domain-containing protein codes for MLPARKTVTLYLNNSVYQNDTLQFFGTGEGRARANAANTGWVYDYMLKDHLGNTRMVITDDYNVASPILEANSYYPFGLQQKGIGLTATLSNQQNKYLFNGNELQSGEFADGSGLDAMDFEARMYDPQIGRYWQQDPLTEYMRRWSPYTFSFDDPVSFNDPFGMMPGDTTQITPPMIDGSVQAGQQSTTEASGTLADVTVTTQAKPQQSTARKIVEWLPVVGFAADAYDAAKGGHWWKAALFTLAAIGDAATLGEEGAVAHAGESLVEHGVEELADKTAVQAEEEVAEKAEVEAEKMHGHHSDPKFMGGEEKQKLTDMPQSEHQQLHRDLNDHLVNYKDAKGNHMRPQPGNPGREIQLNFSREDRLKALRDFYQGPGSKYTQAAKDFFEQHPTLKQ; via the coding sequence GTGCTTCCTGCAAGGAAAACGGTTACGTTGTATTTAAACAATTCTGTTTACCAGAATGATACCTTACAGTTCTTTGGCACAGGTGAAGGCAGAGCGAGGGCAAATGCAGCAAACACGGGATGGGTTTATGATTATATGCTGAAAGACCATTTAGGGAATACCCGCATGGTGATCACGGATGATTACAATGTGGCGAGTCCTATACTCGAAGCAAATAGTTATTATCCTTTCGGGCTCCAACAAAAAGGAATAGGGTTAACCGCAACACTTTCTAATCAACAAAATAAGTATTTGTTTAATGGTAATGAACTGCAAAGCGGTGAGTTTGCCGACGGTAGCGGACTTGACGCAATGGATTTTGAAGCAAGAATGTACGACCCGCAGATAGGGAGATATTGGCAGCAAGACCCACTAACTGAATATATGCGCAGATGGAGTCCTTATACTTTCTCTTTTGATGACCCGGTTTCGTTTAATGACCCCTTTGGGATGATGCCCGGAGATACAACCCAGATTACTCCGCCAATGATAGATGGCTCTGTGCAGGCAGGTCAGCAATCAACAACAGAAGCAAGCGGAACTTTGGCAGACGTTACAGTTACTACACAAGCAAAACCACAACAATCCACGGCAAGAAAAATTGTTGAATGGCTTCCTGTGGTTGGGTTCGCTGCAGATGCGTATGATGCTGCAAAAGGAGGGCATTGGTGGAAAGCCGCCTTATTTACATTGGCAGCAATAGGAGATGCTGCAACATTAGGGGAAGAAGGAGCCGTAGCCCATGCAGGAGAAAGTTTAGTCGAACATGGAGTGGAAGAATTAGCGGATAAAACTGCAGTACAAGCGGAAGAGGAAGTCGCGGAAAAAGCTGAAGTTGAGGCTGAAAAGATGCACGGACATCATTCTGACCCTAAATTTATGGGTGGAGAAGAGAAGCAGAAACTTACCGATATGCCACAAAGTGAGCATCAGCAGTTGCATAGAGATTTGAACGACCATTTAGTTAATTATAAAGATGCCAAAGGAAATCACATGAGACCGCAACCTGGTAATCCTGGAAGAGAAATCCAGCTAAACTTTTCGAGAGAAGACCGCTTAAAAGCTTTACGTGATTTTTATCAAGGTCCGGGAAGTAAATATACACAAGCGGCAAAAGATTTCTTTGAACAGCATCCAACTTTAAAACAATAG
- a CDS encoding tyrosine-type recombinase/integrase — protein sequence MKRLPVRSPAYRYVEQSFKEWLEALGYAWQGVYYMPIQVRGLLHYLEQQGKTALQDITAEAIKAYYYDELKQRKNYMVGAGTLSSKHLNKNLQALRKFVEYLRQTGKLKIPMLNIRQESILDAIPAVLTEKEIHLLYQATEQPYERKRRGTNEELHLALQQRDRAMLAVFYGCGLRRNEGCQLNVSDIHIESSLVHVRKGKGYKERFVPVSSKGLEHLTTYLYDARPILIRDNKEESFFVSSKSGKRLGGQMLLLCLQHLIAITATESLQQKEIGLHTLRHSIATHLLARGMGLEKIKDFLGHSSLESTQIYTHLINEELKVE from the coding sequence ATGAAACGTTTACCTGTCCGTTCGCCCGCTTACCGTTATGTGGAGCAAAGTTTTAAGGAATGGCTCGAAGCATTGGGTTACGCCTGGCAGGGCGTGTATTATATGCCGATACAGGTCAGAGGCTTGCTGCATTATTTAGAGCAACAAGGCAAAACCGCTTTACAGGATATAACCGCAGAAGCGATAAAGGCGTATTATTATGATGAGCTGAAACAACGGAAAAACTATATGGTCGGTGCAGGCACATTAAGCAGTAAGCACCTCAATAAAAATTTACAGGCGTTACGGAAGTTTGTCGAATACCTGCGACAAACGGGCAAGTTAAAAATACCGATGCTCAACATACGGCAGGAAAGCATCCTTGATGCAATCCCCGCCGTACTTACTGAAAAAGAAATACATCTTTTATACCAAGCGACCGAACAACCTTATGAGAGGAAGCGGCGCGGAACCAATGAAGAACTGCATCTTGCCTTACAACAGAGAGACCGCGCCATGCTTGCCGTATTCTATGGCTGCGGGCTAAGAAGAAACGAGGGCTGCCAGCTGAATGTATCCGACATCCACATAGAAAGTTCATTGGTACACGTGCGCAAAGGCAAGGGATACAAAGAACGCTTTGTACCTGTCAGCAGCAAAGGCTTAGAGCATCTTACCACTTACCTGTATGATGCAAGACCCATACTCATCAGGGATAATAAAGAAGAATCCTTTTTTGTCAGCAGCAAAAGCGGCAAACGATTGGGCGGGCAAATGCTGTTGTTATGCTTGCAACACCTGATTGCGATTACCGCAACAGAAAGCCTGCAACAAAAAGAAATCGGTTTGCATACGTTGCGGCACAGTATTGCCACGCACCTGTTGGCGCGCGGCATGGGCTTGGAAAAGATAAAAGATTTTTTGGGACACAGCAGCCTTGAATCCACGCAGATTTATACGCACTTAATCAATGAAGAATTAAAAGTGGAATAA
- the mobV gene encoding MobV family relaxase: protein MSYAVLRTCKIKTAANAGGLNAHLTRTMDVPNADPELLKYNSRPIGSEDLNADIQKRIKEAGIQPRKNAVLAVENLLTSGAEFFNYHKAEDGKLQGEVNKWRAFEKASMQWLEQLYGKENIVNFTVHKDEGAPHIHAVIVPVVEGKLNCRALLGGREKMRGLQTSFAGAVEGIGLERGIEGSRAKHTDIKEYYAVLKQAQAIAEKAELPQQDYSIELDDIPKLIGQKQWKQMQEQLINQQIKKLVTEHKRMVEAVALIKNENKKLKEQIKTLSSENVKLHKTSQKQLEDIRNIITSKTITPQVKAKYMDGVLLPRKNTQNENQDKRRGMRR, encoded by the coding sequence ATGTCTTATGCTGTTTTGCGCACTTGCAAAATAAAGACGGCAGCGAATGCGGGAGGCTTAAATGCGCACCTTACCCGAACAATGGACGTTCCTAATGCCGACCCCGAATTATTAAAATACAACAGCCGTCCTATCGGTTCGGAAGACCTCAATGCCGACATTCAAAAGCGGATAAAAGAAGCAGGCATCCAACCGAGAAAGAATGCCGTGCTTGCCGTAGAAAACCTTTTGACATCGGGCGCGGAATTTTTTAATTACCATAAAGCCGAAGACGGAAAGCTGCAAGGCGAAGTAAACAAATGGAGGGCTTTTGAAAAAGCATCCATGCAATGGCTGGAGCAACTTTACGGCAAAGAAAACATCGTCAATTTTACTGTGCATAAAGATGAAGGCGCGCCGCATATCCATGCGGTTATCGTGCCTGTTGTCGAGGGCAAATTAAATTGCAGGGCATTGCTGGGCGGCAGGGAAAAGATGCGCGGGCTGCAAACAAGTTTTGCTGGTGCGGTGGAAGGCATCGGCTTGGAGCGCGGCATAGAAGGCAGCCGAGCCAAGCATACCGACATCAAAGAATATTATGCCGTACTGAAACAAGCCCAAGCCATTGCCGAAAAAGCAGAACTGCCGCAACAGGATTATAGCATTGAATTGGATGATATACCGAAACTCATCGGGCAAAAACAATGGAAGCAAATGCAGGAGCAGCTCATCAACCAGCAAATAAAAAAGTTGGTTACCGAACACAAAAGAATGGTGGAGGCTGTTGCTCTTATTAAAAACGAGAATAAAAAACTGAAAGAGCAAATCAAAACTTTGTCTTCCGAAAATGTGAAGCTGCATAAAACCAGCCAAAAGCAGTTGGAAGATATACGCAACATTATAACAAGCAAAACCATTACTCCGCAGGTCAAAGCAAAATATATGGACGGCGTGTTATTGCCAAGAAAAAATACCCAGAATGAAAATCAGGACAAACGCAGAGGTATGCGCAGATAA
- a CDS encoding O-acetyl-ADP-ribose deacetylase — protein MVELIKGNITRIEVDAIVNSANTSLLGGSGVDGAIHKAGGKTILEECQKIRAKQGGCKVGNAVITTAGKLPAKFVIHTVGPVWNNGKNNEVSLLSSAYLNTLKLALNNQIHSISFPNISTGIYKFPKEKAAKIAIETVFNFLERTDKIKKIIFVCHDDENYEIYSKLLKQ, from the coding sequence ATGGTTGAACTAATAAAAGGCAATATTACTAGAATAGAAGTTGATGCTATTGTCAATTCAGCAAACACATCACTACTTGGTGGAAGTGGCGTTGATGGTGCGATACATAAAGCAGGTGGAAAAACTATACTTGAAGAGTGCCAAAAAATAAGAGCCAAACAAGGAGGTTGTAAAGTTGGCAACGCTGTAATAACAACAGCAGGAAAACTCCCTGCAAAATTCGTTATCCATACAGTTGGTCCAGTGTGGAATAACGGCAAAAACAACGAAGTGAGTTTACTATCATCAGCATATCTCAATACCCTTAAACTTGCATTAAATAATCAAATCCACTCTATTTCATTTCCAAACATTAGTACTGGAATTTATAAGTTTCCGAAAGAAAAAGCGGCTAAAATTGCTATTGAAACTGTGTTTAATTTCTTAGAAAGAACTGACAAGATAAAAAAAATAATCTTTGTTTGCCATGATGATGAAAATTATGAAATTTATTCCAAACTTCTAAAACAATAA
- a CDS encoding helix-turn-helix domain-containing protein produces the protein MEKTIHQGRNIKRFREMLGIKQEGLAYGLGEDWNQKKVSTLEQKEVIEPDVLQQVAAILKVPVEAIKNFDEETAINIVSSTFNDNASINYYPTFNPIDKVVELYERMFKEKDAIIEKLLQEKK, from the coding sequence ATGGAAAAAACAATACATCAGGGAAGGAACATTAAACGTTTTCGCGAGATGCTGGGCATTAAGCAGGAAGGGCTTGCCTACGGGCTTGGCGAGGACTGGAACCAAAAGAAAGTATCTACACTGGAGCAGAAGGAAGTAATTGAACCCGATGTGTTGCAGCAAGTCGCCGCTATCTTAAAAGTGCCTGTGGAAGCTATTAAAAATTTTGATGAAGAAACGGCTATCAACATTGTTTCCAGCACATTCAATGATAATGCTTCTATCAATTACTATCCGACATTTAATCCGATTGATAAAGTCGTGGAACTCTACGAACGCATGTTCAAAGAAAAAGATGCTATCATCGAAAAACTTTTACAAGAGAAAAAATAA
- a CDS encoding helix-turn-helix domain-containing protein, whose protein sequence is MTFGEHITTLRKRKNLSQSELGKTVGTSGDIIGKYERDEVKPSVEVAAKIADALEVSLDYLVGKTTVEIDSKALNRLQDIQKLNEQDKATVFEMVDAFLRDRKAKKAYAS, encoded by the coding sequence ATGACTTTCGGCGAACACATAACGACCCTGCGTAAACGTAAAAACCTCTCGCAAAGCGAGCTGGGCAAAACGGTAGGAACAAGCGGCGATATTATCGGCAAGTATGAACGCGATGAGGTAAAACCTTCGGTAGAAGTAGCGGCAAAAATCGCTGATGCGCTGGAAGTGTCTTTGGATTATCTGGTGGGTAAAACAACCGTGGAGATTGACAGCAAAGCCCTGAACCGTTTGCAGGATATTCAAAAATTAAATGAGCAGGATAAGGCTACCGTCTTTGAGATGGTGGATGCTTTCTTACGCGACAGGAAAGCTAAAAAAGCGTATGCTTCGTAA